The Starkeya sp. ORNL1 DNA window CACCCAGGAGCGCGACGAGATCGTCGTCATCCAGGGCTTCCTGCCAAAGCAGATGAGCGAGGCCGAGGCGCAGGCGGCGGTGGCCGCGGTGATCGCGGAGATCGGCGCCCATGGCCTGAAGGACATGGGCCGCACCATGGCCGCGCTGAAGGAGCGCTATACCGGGGTGATGGACTTCGGCAAGGCCAGTGGCACGGTGAAGGCGTTGCTGACCGCGGGCTGACCGCAAAGGGCGAAAACAACGAAGCCCGCGCCGCGATGACATCGCCTCACGATCAGCCGGCCCATCCCGCGGCCGCCACCTTCACGCCCGCGGGTATCGCCCGCGGGTTCCGCGAGATGATGCCGATCTCCATCTCGATCTTCGTCTTCGCCGCAGCCTTCGGCCTCACCGCCCGCAATATCGGCCTCGATCCCTGGCTCGCCTGGCTGATGAGCGCCACGGTGTTTGCCGGCGCCGCGCAATTCGCGGTGCTGGATCTCTGGCAGACGCCGGTGCCGTGGGTACCGCTGCTGCTCGCGACCTTTGCCGTCAATGCACGGCATCTGCTGCTCGGCGCCTCGCTCTATTCCTGGTGCCGTGGATTGCCGCGGTGGAAGCGCTATGTCGCGATGACCATGCTCAGCGACACCAACTGGGCGCTCTCTATTGCCGCCCATGGCAAGGGCGAGCGGGATTTCGGTCATATGTTCGGCGGCGGGGTGCTGCTCTGGGTATCCTGGACCAGTGGCACCCTTGTCGGCGCGGCGTTTGGCGGCTTCACGCTCGCCGATATCCAGCGCTACGGGCTCGACATGGTGTTCGTGGTGTTCTTCGCCTGCACCCTGCTCGGGCTCCGGCGCGGCCGGCTCGACGACCTGCCCTGGCTCGTCGCCGGCATCGCCTCGATCGCGGCGGTGTGGTGGCTGCCGCCGAACTGGCATGTGCTGGTGGGTGGCTTTGCGGGCGGCGTCGCCGGCCTGATCCAGCATGAGCGCCGGCTC harbors:
- a CDS encoding AzlC family ABC transporter permease; translation: MTSPHDQPAHPAAATFTPAGIARGFREMMPISISIFVFAAAFGLTARNIGLDPWLAWLMSATVFAGAAQFAVLDLWQTPVPWVPLLLATFAVNARHLLLGASLYSWCRGLPRWKRYVAMTMLSDTNWALSIAAHGKGERDFGHMFGGGVLLWVSWTSGTLVGAAFGGFTLADIQRYGLDMVFVVFFACTLLGLRRGRLDDLPWLVAGIASIAAVWWLPPNWHVLVGGFAGGVAGLIQHERRLRRGTPS